From a single Chlorocebus sabaeus isolate Y175 chromosome X, mChlSab1.0.hap1, whole genome shotgun sequence genomic region:
- the SRPX2 gene encoding sushi repeat-containing protein SRPX2: protein MTSQLTQRGALSLLFFLTPAVTPTWYAGSGYYPDESYNEVYAEEVPRAPALDYRVPRWCYTLNIQDGEATCYSPRGGNYHSSLGTRCELSCDRGFRLIGRRSVQCLPSRRWSGTAYCRQMRCHALPFITSGTYTCTNGVLLDSRCDYSCSSGYHLEGDRSRICMEDGRWSGGEPVCVDIDPPKIRCPHSREKMAEPEKLTARVYWDPPLVKDSADGTITRVTLRGPEPGSQFPEGEHVIRYTAYDRAYNRASCKFIVKVQVRRCPTLKPPQHGYLTCTSAGDNYGATCEYHCDGGYDRQGTPSRVCQSSRQWSGSPPICTPMKINVNVNSAAGLLDQFYEKQRLLIISAPDPSNRYYKMQISMLQQSTCGLDLRHVTIIELVGQPPQEVGRIREQQLSANIIEELRQFQRLTRSYFNMVLIDKQGIDRDRYMEPVTPEEIFTFIDDYLLSNQELTQRREQRDICE from the exons ATGACCAGTCAACTAACTCAAAGAGGAGCTCTCTCTCTGCTGTTCTTCCTGACTCCAGCAGTGACACCAACATGGTATGCAG GTTCTGGCTACTATCCAGATGAGAGCTACAATGAAGTATATGCAGAGGAGGTCCCACGGGCTCCTGCCCTGGACTACCGAG TCCCCCGATGGTGTTATACATTAAATATCCAGGATGGAGAAGCCACATGCTACTCACCGAGGGGAGGAAATTATCACAGCAGCCTGGGCACACGTTGTGAGCTCTCCTGTGACCGGGGCTTTCGACTGATTGGAAGAAGGTCGGTGCAATGCCTGCCAAGCCGTCGCTGGTCTGGAACTGCCTACTGCAGGC AGATGAGATGCCACGCACTGCCAttcatcactagtggcacttacACCTGCACAAATGGAGTGCTTCTTGACTCTCGCTGTGACTATAGCTGTTCCAGTGGCTACCACCTGGAAGGTGATCGCAGCCGAATCTGCATGGAAGATGGGAGATGGAGTGGAGGCGAGCCTGTATGTGTAG ACATAGATCCCCCCAAGATCCGCTGTCCCCACTCACGTGAGAAGATGGCAGAGCCAGAGAAATTGACTGCTCGAGTATACTGGGACCCGCCATTGGTGAAAGATTCTGCTGATGGTACCATCACCAG GGTGACACTTCGGGGCCCTGAGCCTGGCTCTCAATTTCCTGAAGGGGAGCACGTGATTCGTTACACTGCCTATGACCGAGCCTACAACCGGGCCAGCTGCAAGTTCATTGTGAAAGTACAAG TGAGACGCTGCCCAACTCTGAAACCTCCGCAGCACGGCTACCTCACCTGCACCTCAGCAGGGGACAACTATGGTGCCACCTGTGAATACCACTGTGATGGCGGTTATGATCGCCAGGGGACACCCTCCCGGGTCTGTCAATCCAGCCGCCAGTGGTCAGGTTCACCACCAATCTGTACTC CTATGAAGATTAACGTCAATGTCAACTCAGCTGCTGGTCTCCTGGATCAATTCTATGAGAAACAGCGACTCCTCATCATCTCAGCTCCTGATCCCTCCAACCGATATTATAAAATGCAGATCTCTATGCTACAG caATCCACCTGTGGACTGGATTTGCGGCATGTGACCATCATTGAACTGGTGGGACAGCCACCTCAGGAGGTGGGGCGCATCCGGGAGCAACAGCTGTCAGCCAACATCATCGAGGAGCTCAG GCAATTTCAGCGCCTCACTCGCTCCTACTTCAATATGGTGTTGATTGACAAGCAGGGCATCGACCGAGACCGCTACATGGAACCTGTCACCCCCGAGGAAATCTTCACATTCATTGATGACTACCTACTGAGCAATCAGGAGTTGACCCAGCGCCGGGAGCAAAGGGACATATGCGAGTGA